The following nucleotide sequence is from Gloeocapsa sp. PCC 7428.
TACAAGAACCGCTGCTACTAGAAAAGCTGTATAAATTCAAGCAAAAAGCTGAACTCGCGTCTAATTCCAGCTTATTCTTTCCCGAACGCCTTGTAGATTACAAAATCTACTGCACCCAGTTCCAGAAAATTCTTCGACAGACTCTGTACTACTTACAAATCGAAGCAGATGGCGTTACGTTGCATAAAATTGGAGTCACCCAGCGTTCAATAGAACAACGATTAGTAGAAATACAGCGCGACTTAAAGCAGCACTTTAAATCCGTAGTAATTGAAGTTCTTGGTACTTGGCAGCATCGTGGAAATGTAGAAAAGTACTTCAAATATCTCTACAAAGCCTTCAATTACCCAATTGGCAGCCTCACTGAGTATTACAAGTTTATTAATGATGATGCGACAGCAGTATTCCAAGATTTAGAGCAGATGAAGCCCAAGGTGTTGTCTAAAGTTGAAGTAAGTCTCCTGTAAAAGCGAACTTAGCCAAGATAGAGTAGACAGAATGCAAACAAAGTGCGATCGCCTTCGTCGGTAGTGCGCGAAGTGCAATCGCTAAACTACATTTGAGAGAACCAAAGTTTTATATGCAACGTAGATATGCATGGTCAGGTCAAATAGCTTTTTTAGATGAAATTTCAACAATACGCAGTAGTTCATTGTAGCTTGATCAATTGGGATTGAACTGTATTTTACAAGCACAATTGAAGCATCAGTTTTTCCGAAAACAGCAATTTGATAGGCACAAAATAGCCGTAATTCTTATGGTTACTTCTTTTATTCTTTATAATAACAGCTACACAAACAAAGTAAAAGAGAGTTGAAGGTATAAATATGAAAGCAGAACATTCATAAGAGTTGACTCAGTTTTAAGCTAATTCAAAGGAGCATAAGAAGAAATTTTCAAGTAAATTAATAATTAGCTAGTATCAAAGGAGTAAAAAGAAATTAAAGAAAAATCGAAATTAATCAGCAATTAGAAGAGTCGCTTAATAGTGAATAAATTTAGACTGCTTGATTTGGTAATACTTCTGTAGAAAAATTTACGTTCGCCTGCCTACTAAGAATTTGATACTGAGGTGGTCAATATACTATTCAGCATAATTTAAACTATTAAGCCAACTGCTTATTATGAAAATGCTGTATTAATTGCTAGGTTCTTAAAAGATTTGATCAAAAGGTAGCTAAAAGTATCGGTATAGTTCTTATTGAATAATCAAGAAGAATTGTAAAAAAAATAGAACTTTGCAAATTCATAACACATTGTCAACACTCTTAAAAGTAAGTAAAAATCAACAAACTGTATATTTTGTAGAAACTTGGAGATGATAGAATGGATTTAAAAAACTTAGTGCGAAGCATTGCACAAGATATTCTCGGCGAGCAAAGAATGAATGAGGAGCATTTTGAAGAGATCTACCGCCGAATTGAACATAAAATAGACAATGAGCCACCACCACGCTTCGCATTCATTGGTGAAACTGGGGTAGGAAAATCATCCACACTTAATGCACTTTTTAACGCTGGTTGTGAAGTTAGTCATATTGAGGCGTGTACCCAAGTTGTGAAAGGTGTTGAAGTTGATGTTGATGAAGTAGGCGGAATGAAGGGCATATTGCTTGCGTATGATGTACCAGGATTGGGAGAAAGCCGCCTTAAGCACAGGGAACATCTGGAACTTTATGAAAAAGTTTTGAAGGAAGTAGATGTAGCATTATGGATTTTGGACGCTCAAAATAGAGCTATTGCATCAGTTCAAGAATCTTTAATAAAAATCCAGGAAATTAATCCAAACTTGTTAGAGCGAATGGTTTTTGCTTTAAATAAAGTTGATTTGGTTTATCCAGGTGAATCAGCTTGGCATCAACTGGCTAATATTCCAAGCGAAGAGCAAGAAAAAAATATAACTGGAAGAATTCATGACGTTAAGAAAAAAATTCGAGAGGTAATTCCTCATTGGAGAGGAACGGTTATCGGATATTCAGCCAACCGGCGCTACAATTTACCACAGCTTTTTGCGGCAATGCTAGATGCTGTACCTAAAAAGCGCCAGTGGGTTGTTGCTTCTCGCAAGGCTTTAGCAGACTTTTTCGAGTTAGTTGACCCTCAACTTCTCCCACCTGAAAAGAAACAAAATCTATATCAGTTTGAGCAACCTGCTTCTTCTAGAGTACAGAAAATATCAGATATTGTCGAAAGTATGCCAGCAGAAGAATTCACTAGGCTGGCTACAAATAAAGGTGCTTTTCTCGAATGGCTAGAATATCACAGCAAGTAAGCTCATTACAACAAATACAACAAAGGAATCTAGTTATGTCAAAATATGTCAACACGTCCGAGCAGATACCAAAGGACGCTCTAAATAAAATCAAAGCTAGATTGATACAGCAAATTGATTCTATGTCGGAGGCAGAACTTAAAATTGCGACCAAATCAGAAGCTGATTTGAAGTATTTTATTTCTGACTTGTTTCGCTCAATTGCTCAACTATTTGGATATACGGTAGGAGCCGTAGTTGGTATCGTAGATGAGGTTGGAAGAGGTATTAAGAGAGGTTGGAATGATGGCTTTAATGCAGGCAGAGGTAAATAGAAAGCTTTAAATCAGACTTAAATATGTAAATTTTTGATGATGTCCTCTGGTAAGCTTAAATCTTGCAGAGGGCTGATTCTTTTATATCAGAATTTTACATCTAGTAGCGCGACTGCTGGTTCATTGTTGTTGCAAGTCAACAAAGCTAATCGAGTAGTATTTAAGCGACTTACACAACAGGCAATTCGCGATCGCGCGATTGTTTTTCCTCGCGCTCAAATGCAAATACGTGCAAAAATAACTCGTGAGAATTGTTTCTTGGACGAGTTATCATGCCGTTGCGCCTCGACTCCCTCAAACCAGAAGACCTCAAGCTCGCTTCGCCCTTACCCTTAACGCGGCATCCGGCGGCAGTATATATATCTGGTTTGGGTTCAGGCAGTCAGCGCACTATCCTTTACTCGCTCAATAAAATTGCGGCGCTACTAACTTCAGGAGAATGCGATGCTTATACAATAGATTGGTCAAAGTTGCGCTACCACCATACGGCGGCGGTGCGAGTTGCGTTAATCAATCTCCTCGCGCCTGTAACGGCAAACAAGATGCTTTCGGCTTTGCGCCGAGTTCTTTTAGAAGCATACCGACTCAATTTGATGGCGGCAGAAGATTACAACAAAGCGGTAGATTTTGCGAATATCCCAGGTGACTCAGAGTTAAGGGGACGTTCTTTGGCAAATGCAGAAATTGCAGCGCTATTGGAGACGTGTCATGCTTCAAGTCCTATTGATATTAGAGATGCCGCAATCGTTACTACTTTACTCGCTACAGGTTTGCGGCGGTCGGAATTGGTCAATTTAGATTTAAGCGATTTGAATCTAAGTACGGGAGAGCTTTTGGTTCGTAAAGGCAAGCGAGGTAAGAATCGCAAGGTCTATCTGCCAAGTGACGCGCTCTCCTTTGTCAAAAAATGGCTAACTGTGCGCGGCGACCAACCAGGACCGTTCTTTTGCCGAATTCGTCGCGGGGGTCACTTGCATGTCGGACGAATGCACCCCGACGCAATCTGGCGGATGTTGCGGCATCGGGCAGAGATAGCTGAACTAGAATCATTTTCTCCACACGACTTGAGGAGGACGTTTTGTTCTGACTTATTAGATGCAGGGGTAGATGTTGTCACCGTACAAAAGTTAGCGGGTCATACCAGTCCAACAACGACTGCGAAGTACGACCGTCGAGGCGAAGAAACACTGCGCCGCGCTGTGCAGACGTTGAAGATTCCTAATTCTAGTAGAAGGAAAAAGTAGCTCGCTACTATATATTCATCACTTACAGTAAGCCATAGTCGTAGTGCGTCAACACCTGAGCAAGTAGTACCGGATGTTGCTCGACCAAATTACCTAAGTTCTCTTCGCTCAAAAGCGACTTCGTTCGGTCAAAAAGTCCGCAACAGATGCGCGTATCGTCGTGACGCGAATGGTATCTCAGTCCATCAACTGCGCTCGGATGCTCCCAAATTGCCCGCGCCCACTGCCGCGCCATCAAGTACGGACCCGAAGCAATTCGCGAATCGGCTCCTAACTTTACTAAGCCACTACCCGTCAAGTCAGCTAAAATCAAGGGACGCACCGATGTAATGCGTACTAAATTCCGCGTTTGCAGTGCAGATTCTGCCACGCCCCGCGCTCCGTGTGCGCGACCAAAGCATTCGATAAAAGCAGCGTACTCGTCGGCTCCTACATACAAAATGCTGTATCCCTGCTCTGCTCCATCAAAACGACCTTTGCCGCTGCGGTCAAAAAATAGCGCACTTGAGTAACGTGCTGGGTTTAAGCGATACCAAGGACCATTACTCTCAACCACAGGTAATAAGCGGCTGCCAAAATCAGGCGGCGGTTCGGGATGCGGGGCTAACGGCTCCTCAAGCGGCTCCTGGGGTGCCATAACATTCTGCTGCCCAGACTACTGCATCAATGTCTCCTGCTTGCAAGCGCGCTAGCGGAGTAGCGCCATCCAAACGCACGTCACCAGTTTTTAAAAACATCAACTGAGTCCAAGGGTCGTAATCCTTGAGTGCAGCTAAGACTCGCTCTAGACCTGGTAGCACTTGCCCTGCTTGAAATTGCCAAGCTGGATACAAGTAGCCCCGCCTGCCTAACGACAACCCTAATAATTGTCCTTTTAACCGCCGCTTGTCTACTGCCTGCCGCGTGACGTGCAGTAACTGTGCCACTTCCTCACTCTTTAGCGGTTGTCCTTCTCCAAATAGCAATTCGTGTTTAACTTGCACTCCCTTAAACCGAGCAGCTGCCAAGGGGTCAGTAGGAGCAAGTGCTTTGAGTGCTTCTGGACGCGCGAATATTTCAACCATCGTTTCAAATCCTGTTTGAGGATCGGTCAAATCGGTATCAGCAATCTTAACTTCTCGACTGACAGCAAGCGCTGTTTCCAAAACGTATTGTAGAAACTTACTCCGTGCTGTCGATTTATTCATCTCTGACAACGCTTCCATAAGCGCTGGTTTAAGTGCTGCGGAGGAAGTAAGAACTCGTTCAACTAATTTCTGTTCTTCTGAAGTTGCTGCCTGTATCTGTTGCAATAAGGCTTTTTTGTTCATTACACTTGCGCAGTTCGTTACCTTAAATTCTAGCAAAGTTTACCAAGTTGTGCAACTTGGTAAACTTGAAGAACTAATCAATGCTTATTACGGCACGGCTCTGCAAGCGCAGTTTTATAGCGTGAAACGCTACATACACTTTAAGCATTCTTGTACCGAATACGAAAAAGCGATCGCGTTAAGCACGTTGAACGCCAGGGCGATTATTCTCTACAACAAAAGAAGCGAAAGTATACACGGGCGCATCGGCGCGACTTACTGTTGTAACGATCCGTAAGTCGGTTTGCCAGCGTTTATGATTGAGGTTGACGCGAAAGTAGCCACGGCGATCGCCATCAAAAAACTTGATGTGCGGGTTTTCGGGAATCATCGGACCATAGTACGGACCGTAAACCTGAGCATCGCCATTACTCGTCAGCGAAGGCGCGACGAACTCAGCAGCCACTGTTGGTGATTTGGGATTATTAAAGTTGAGCTTGATATCGTTGACAAACGTCGAATGCCAGTCTCCCGTAATCACGACTGGATTCGATACCTTTCGATTTACAATGCGGTTGAGAATTCGCTGGCGTGCCAAAGGATAACCATCCCAAGAATCGTTCCAGAAGATTTTACCCGTGCCAATTTTGTGATCCAACTCTGCCATGAGCACCTGTTGGGCAATAACATTCCAACGAGTTTGGGAACGCTCTAGTCCTTTGATTAGCCAGCGCTCTTGCCGCCAACCAGTCATCGTTTTTGCAGGGTCGAGCGCTGCTTCACAACGCGGTGTTTCGCCGTCACCGCACGGTTGGTTACTGCGATACTGGCGCGTATCGAGGATGCTGAATCTAGCTAAGTCCCCAAAGTTGAGTCGGCGGTAGAGGCGCATATTTGGTCCATTCGGTAGCGAGAAGCGCCGCAGCGGTTGGTGTTCGTAGTAGGCACGATATGCAGCTGCGCGTCGTTGTAGGAACTGTTTTACAGGGTCATTTTCTTCCGAAATCGCATCGGTATAATCGTTATCTACTTCGTGGTCGTCCCAAGTCACAACGAACGGAAACGAAGCATGAGCCTTTTGCAGGTCTGGGTCAGTTTTGTATAAGGCATAGCGGAGGCGGTATTGTTCGAGCGTCGTTGTCTCCTGCTGATATGCTGCGGGTAACGCTACATTACGCGCGCCCCCTGTTGGGCTGATACCATACTCGTAGATGTAATCGCCGAGATGAAAGACTAAATCTAACTCCTCTTCCGCCATGCGACGATACGCCGAGTAGTACCCGTCTTCCCACTTTTGGCAAGTGCAGAAGGCAAAGTTAAGGTAATTGACGCGATCGCCACGCGCTGGTGCGGTCTTAGTACGACCAATCGGGCTATACTCGTTGCCTACTTTGAATTGATAAAAATACTCTCTTGCAGGTCGCAAACCGCGAACGTCAACGTGAACTGAATGCGCGAGTTCGGGAGTAGCGATCGCCGTGCCGACTTTGACAACGTGCCGCATATTTTCATCCGTTGCTACTTCCCACCGCACTGATACATTGTGCTGTGGCATTCCACCACCGGATAGCGGTTGAGGAGCTAATCGCGTCCAGAGTACAACACCATCCGGCAATGGATCGCCCGAGGCTATCCCTAGTTGAAAAGGATAGTCAGATAATCGCGGTCGGGCAACGACATAACTCGACCACTGACTTGCGAGTGCTAAGCCAGTTAAGGTTCCTGCACCAACGAGCAAACTTCTGCGCTTGACCTTACTCGCCAGTAAGCGCTCAAAATCGTAGCGTCCCATACCACTCCTCACAAGGGATTTAAAGAAGTAAACACACTCCTGTTCCACTAGAAGCAAAATAGCAATCAAGTGTTAACTACTTGTCAAGGTAGCGTTAAGGAAAAATCTAGAAGCGAGTGCAGTCGTCTGAAGCCGAGATACTACTTAAAGATGCTCTGAGTCATGTACTTTTTAATGCTATGTAAAATCAGATAAAAGTGTGAGAGCGATCGCCTTGTATATTAAGTAGAACACGCTGAATACTACACCCTTTCAGTGCAACGCGAACGCGAGTGATTAACAGATAAATTGGAAACGATGACACGCTTAAATTTCCAACTAAGTAGAAAGCGTCGGCGGCAAATTCCTCAGTGTTGGCAACGAATGTTCGTAATATGCATTTTATTATGGCTAGTGTTATCACTTTGGCTTTCCCCAGTCGTTTCACCAGGTAAACTCAGTACGCAAGAACTACGGGGAGTGTGGATGACTAATCTTGGTGCAGCGCTAATGTACTACACAACCCGTATGGATGAAGCTGTGGCACATATTGCTGAGCATCGCCTCAATACAATTTATCCAGCAGTGTGGAATCGGGGTTATACGCTTCATCCTAGTGAAATTGCTTTACAAGCGGGAGGTAGGAAGCGCGATCCACTCACCTCACTACCACTGCTACCTGTTCAAGACTCGCTCGCAGGGTTAGTTTATCAGGCACGCCGTCAACATTTGCGGCTAATTCCCTGGTTTGAGTATGGTTTAATGCTGCCTACCAAATCGCCAATTGCTCGAAAGCACCCAAATTGGTTAACTAATACTCAGTCTGGTAGCCAAGGTAGCGGCTGGCTCAATCCCTTCCATCCGCAAGTGCAGCAATTGCTTGTGGATTTGATTGTAGAGGTCGTGCAACGCTATCCGGTTGACGGCATTCAGCTTGATGACCACTTCGGTTTACCAATTGAATTTGGCTACGACTCCTACACTACTAAGCTTTATCAAAGCGACCACAATGGTGCAATTCCCCCTAGTAATCCTGCCGAGCCAGAGTGGATAGCTTGGAGAGCAGAACGGCTGACGCAACTCATGATGAAAATTACCAATGCGGTTAAAACTGCACGCCCAGAAGCAATCGTGTGTTTATCACCTCATCCACCTAGCTTCGCCTATCAAAAATACTTGCAAGACTGGACGCGCTGGGTAGAGTTAGGGTTAGTCGATGAAGTCATCGTACAAGTTTATCGGCAAGATTTAGCTGCTTTGAAGGCAGAATTGAGTAACAATAAAATTCGTTCTTTGTTGCATCAAAGCGTACCAATTAGCGTTGGTCTTTACACTGGACCCGTCTTAGCTGCTAAGCAGATTCAAAACCTTGCTCATGAAGTCGAGGTAGTGCGTGCCGCAGGCTACAAGGGCGTGTCGTTTTTTTGCTGGGAAACCACTTTTTGGCTATTCAAGCGCAGCCCAGAGAAGCAAGTTAGACAGACATTTCTCAAACTGTTTCCCGCAGCAAGCGAGGCATCATTTAGGAGGAAACAACCAGATAAAATAGTGAGTTGAGTTGAAAGCGATCGCGCTCATTTACGCTCCATAAATTACTTCCACTGCATCATCAATCCACCCGTGCCGTATAATTTCACTATTACCCAATTGCGAATAGGATCGCATCAGTAACCGTCTAGCAACCATCTTGCAGAAAGATGAGATACTTTGTGTAGGTATTTCATTCTTACTTATCCATCGTAAAGCTTGTTAATCGCCTTGTCTCCGAGTAGTTATGTAGTTCTCAGTACACTGTTTTAGCCAGTGAGAAGTGAATCAACGCGATCGCCAAGCTTGAGTTCGTTGCTGTACGCCACGAGTTAAAAACCAATAAAGAATACGGACTCCGATACTCGTAAAGACAATCAAAGTTGCCATTGCTGCGGCTGCTGCGGTATCTCCTGCATCGTCCATATTGACAATTGCGACTGCTGCTACTGGTAACGTGGGAGGATAGAGAAACACGATCGCAGAAATAGTAATCATGGCATTGACAAAGAAGTAAATGCCAATTTCCAAGATTGCTGGTAGTGAAAGTGGTGCTGTGACGCGCCAAAACGTCCGATAAAATGGGACGGACATTGAAGCAGAAACCGACTCAAACTCTGGATCGATCTGCTTAAGCGCAGTATTAGCAGTCAGAAAACATACTGTGTAGAAGTGAATAATGTTACATAAAACCAGAATCCCCATTGTGCCATAGAGCCAATTGAAAGGATTGACTAAAAGATACTCTTCAATAAAAGGAATATTCCAATAAGGAGAGTTGAAGAAAAAGACGTAAGCAAGACCTAAAACTAGACCAGGTAAAGCTAAAGGAATTGTAGACAAAAAGTAGTTGATACTGCGTAACCAATTTAATCCTTTACCTTTTTCTACAAGATAAGCACTAACAAACACAGCAACTGTACCAAACACTGCTGTATAGAATGACATCCGAATGCTATTCCAGTAAGCCGCATAGCCGCCGCCACCTACAGAACTGAAGTCGTAGTGCTGCAAACTTAGATTGAAATTATAAGGCCAAACTTGAATGGCAGAAGCAAAAACAATTGTTAGCAGAACAATAATCGCAAATAGTGCTACTAAAATGCAAAAGGCAAATCCTAGCCAATCGACAAGAGGATTAAACTTAGGTTGAAGAGGGACTGCTTTAGCGCTAACTAATGCATTCTGTCGCCGCTGGATAATTTGATTAAGCACGAAAGCAACAACAGTTGGTACGAGTAAAAATACACTAATAGTTGCTCCCATCGAGAAGTTTTGCTGACCGATGACTTGCTTATAAATATCTGTTGCTAGCACGTTATAGTTACCACCGACTACTTTAGGTACGCCGAAGTCTGTAAAAGCTAACGTGAAACACACAAAAATAGCACTAACTAAGCCGTATTTGACACTAGGAAGTGTCACCCTTAAAAATGTCCGCAGGGCAGAACTACCTAAAACCTCAGATGCTTCATACAATCGAGCATCAGTCAAGCTTAACGCAGTGACGAGAATAACCAGCGCTTGCGGAAAACAGTAAAGTACTTCTCCAATAATGATGCCATTAGCACCATAAATTCCAATATTCCAACCAGGAAGTAAACCAAATAAACCTGTGGTGATAATTCCTTGATTGCCAAAGAGGTAAATCAATCCGATCGCATGAGCAAGTGGCGGAATGTATAGCGGTAACATCCCCAAAATACGAAAAATATTTTTTCCTGGCATCGCTGTGCGGGTCAGCGCATAAGCATAGATAAATGCCAGAACAACAGAGATAATGGTACTAGCGATCGCTACATACAAACTATTAAGCAAAGAAGCCGCTAATGCTGGAGTTGTTAAGTAGGTGACGTAATTTGCTACACCAACCCAGTCACCATCTGTACTCTGAAAACTGCGCACCAGCATTGGGTAAAGTGGCAAAACAACCCCAACCAAAAGCCAAAGCGTTCCCAAAATCAGCAGCACTCGCATCAGCCAGTCTTCTGCGGTAACTATCTGCTGGCGTCTAGAGAAATATTGCCTAAGCGTTGTACGGAATGTTCTTTGCGGCGTGGAAGATGTCATATAGTAGTGTCAGAGGGGCGAGGCACTGCCTTGCCCGTCAGAATTAGTGGTGAATACTCGGATCGATTCGGGTGGCAGTTGAATTTGGAATGCAGAACCTTCAGTGAGATCTAACTG
It contains:
- a CDS encoding GTPase family protein — encoded protein: MDLKNLVRSIAQDILGEQRMNEEHFEEIYRRIEHKIDNEPPPRFAFIGETGVGKSSTLNALFNAGCEVSHIEACTQVVKGVEVDVDEVGGMKGILLAYDVPGLGESRLKHREHLELYEKVLKEVDVALWILDAQNRAIASVQESLIKIQEINPNLLERMVFALNKVDLVYPGESAWHQLANIPSEEQEKNITGRIHDVKKKIREVIPHWRGTVIGYSANRRYNLPQLFAAMLDAVPKKRQWVVASRKALADFFELVDPQLLPPEKKQNLYQFEQPASSRVQKISDIVESMPAEEFTRLATNKGAFLEWLEYHSK
- a CDS encoding putative 2-aminoethylphosphonate ABC transporter permease subunit translates to MTSSTPQRTFRTTLRQYFSRRQQIVTAEDWLMRVLLILGTLWLLVGVVLPLYPMLVRSFQSTDGDWVGVANYVTYLTTPALAASLLNSLYVAIASTIISVVLAFIYAYALTRTAMPGKNIFRILGMLPLYIPPLAHAIGLIYLFGNQGIITTGLFGLLPGWNIGIYGANGIIIGEVLYCFPQALVILVTALSLTDARLYEASEVLGSSALRTFLRVTLPSVKYGLVSAIFVCFTLAFTDFGVPKVVGGNYNVLATDIYKQVIGQQNFSMGATISVFLLVPTVVAFVLNQIIQRRQNALVSAKAVPLQPKFNPLVDWLGFAFCILVALFAIIVLLTIVFASAIQVWPYNFNLSLQHYDFSSVGGGGYAAYWNSIRMSFYTAVFGTVAVFVSAYLVEKGKGLNWLRSINYFLSTIPLALPGLVLGLAYVFFFNSPYWNIPFIEEYLLVNPFNWLYGTMGILVLCNIIHFYTVCFLTANTALKQIDPEFESVSASMSVPFYRTFWRVTAPLSLPAILEIGIYFFVNAMITISAIVFLYPPTLPVAAVAIVNMDDAGDTAAAAAMATLIVFTSIGVRILYWFLTRGVQQRTQAWRSR
- a CDS encoding RES family NAD+ phosphorylase, whose product is MAPQEPLEEPLAPHPEPPPDFGSRLLPVVESNGPWYRLNPARYSSALFFDRSGKGRFDGAEQGYSILYVGADEYAAFIECFGRAHGARGVAESALQTRNLVRITSVRPLILADLTGSGLVKLGADSRIASGPYLMARQWARAIWEHPSAVDGLRYHSRHDDTRICCGLFDRTKSLLSEENLGNLVEQHPVLLAQVLTHYDYGLL
- a CDS encoding alkaline phosphatase; this encodes MGRYDFERLLASKVKRRSLLVGAGTLTGLALASQWSSYVVARPRLSDYPFQLGIASGDPLPDGVVLWTRLAPQPLSGGGMPQHNVSVRWEVATDENMRHVVKVGTAIATPELAHSVHVDVRGLRPAREYFYQFKVGNEYSPIGRTKTAPARGDRVNYLNFAFCTCQKWEDGYYSAYRRMAEEELDLVFHLGDYIYEYGISPTGGARNVALPAAYQQETTTLEQYRLRYALYKTDPDLQKAHASFPFVVTWDDHEVDNDYTDAISEENDPVKQFLQRRAAAYRAYYEHQPLRRFSLPNGPNMRLYRRLNFGDLARFSILDTRQYRSNQPCGDGETPRCEAALDPAKTMTGWRQERWLIKGLERSQTRWNVIAQQVLMAELDHKIGTGKIFWNDSWDGYPLARQRILNRIVNRKVSNPVVITGDWHSTFVNDIKLNFNNPKSPTVAAEFVAPSLTSNGDAQVYGPYYGPMIPENPHIKFFDGDRRGYFRVNLNHKRWQTDLRIVTTVSRADAPVYTFASFVVENNRPGVQRA
- a CDS encoding site-specific integrase; its protein translation is MPLRLDSLKPEDLKLASPLPLTRHPAAVYISGLGSGSQRTILYSLNKIAALLTSGECDAYTIDWSKLRYHHTAAVRVALINLLAPVTANKMLSALRRVLLEAYRLNLMAAEDYNKAVDFANIPGDSELRGRSLANAEIAALLETCHASSPIDIRDAAIVTTLLATGLRRSELVNLDLSDLNLSTGELLVRKGKRGKNRKVYLPSDALSFVKKWLTVRGDQPGPFFCRIRRGGHLHVGRMHPDAIWRMLRHRAEIAELESFSPHDLRRTFCSDLLDAGVDVVTVQKLAGHTSPTTTAKYDRRGEETLRRAVQTLKIPNSSRRKK
- a CDS encoding glycoside hydrolase family 10 protein — protein: MTRLNFQLSRKRRRQIPQCWQRMFVICILLWLVLSLWLSPVVSPGKLSTQELRGVWMTNLGAALMYYTTRMDEAVAHIAEHRLNTIYPAVWNRGYTLHPSEIALQAGGRKRDPLTSLPLLPVQDSLAGLVYQARRQHLRLIPWFEYGLMLPTKSPIARKHPNWLTNTQSGSQGSGWLNPFHPQVQQLLVDLIVEVVQRYPVDGIQLDDHFGLPIEFGYDSYTTKLYQSDHNGAIPPSNPAEPEWIAWRAERLTQLMMKITNAVKTARPEAIVCLSPHPPSFAYQKYLQDWTRWVELGLVDEVIVQVYRQDLAALKAELSNNKIRSLLHQSVPISVGLYTGPVLAAKQIQNLAHEVEVVRAAGYKGVSFFCWETTFWLFKRSPEKQVRQTFLKLFPAASEASFRRKQPDKIVS
- a CDS encoding GIY-YIG nuclease family protein, coding for MVVSKHRELPTLPLYDSFNIRLSGEELEKLKVFWREYGIKKCNIPHFSVPKQFIWHGLLQIAQSSALEYQFTHLGQITVAALPLELFNYVQEPLLLEKLYKFKQKAELASNSSLFFPERLVDYKIYCTQFQKILRQTLYYLQIEADGVTLHKIGVTQRSIEQRLVEIQRDLKQHFKSVVIEVLGTWQHRGNVEKYFKYLYKAFNYPIGSLTEYYKFINDDATAVFQDLEQMKPKVLSKVEVSLL